In the Halorussus salinus genome, GACGGTCGTCGGGAACAGGCCGACGATGAGCAAAAGCGCGTTGATAGAGAGCGCGCGGCCGGTCCCCTCGATACTCGCGGGGATGCCGATTTGGAGAATCTTCCGGAGGTACTGGAAGTCGGGTCGCATGTCCCGGAGATTGATCTGGATGCCGCGGTCCCCCGAGAGCATGATGGCGACGCCGACGACCATCGCCACGCTCCGGGAGAACACCGTCGCGACCGCCGCGCCCTCGATGCCCATCTCCGGGAACGCTATCGGGCCGAGGCTCCAGCCGTTGATGAGGAACGGGTCGAGGGCCACGTTGAGGACGACCGTGCCGAACATCACGAACATCGGCGTCAGCGTGTCACCCGCGCCCCGCATCAGCGAGATGAACACGAAGAACCCGAACATGAACGGGAGTCCGAGCGCGACGACCTGCATGTACGCGGTCGCGCCGGGAAGCACCTCCGGCGAGGCCCCGAGGAAGTCGAGGAACGGCCGGACGAAGGGGTAGCCGACCGCGCCGAGAATCACCGACGCGATGAACGCGAACGAGACGGTCTGGGACGCGGCGTACTCCGCCTGCTCGGTCTCGTCGGCCCCGGTGTGCTGGGCGACGAGGACGCTCCCGGCGACCGACAGCCCCATCCCGAGCGAGATGAGCAGAAACACCATCGGAAAGGCGAAGCTGATGGCCGCCAGCGCCTCGGTCGAGTACTGGCCGAGCCAGAAGGTGTCCGCGAGGTTGTACGCCGTCTGCATCAGGTTCGTGACGACGATGGGGAGCGAGAGGAAGACGAGGGGCTTGAGGATGCCGCCCTCGGTGAGGTCGAGTTCTTCCTGCCCTTTGAAGAAGCTCACGCGGCCACCTCCGGTCGCCGTCCGAGTCGCCGTTCGAGGTACTCCTCGACCAGTCGCCGGGTCTCGCTCGGGGACTCACCGAGCGCGACTTCCCGGACGTGCGCGCCGTTTATCGCCGTGACGACGAACCGGGCCACCTCGTCGGGGTCGGCCTCGTCGAACTGCCCCGACTCGATGCCGTCCCGGACCGCGCCCGCGACGACCTCTCGGAGTCGCTCGTCCATCGCCACGAACCGCTCGCGGTACGTCTCGTGGTACGGCGACTGCGATTTAAGTTCTATCAACGGGATGGGGGAAGCGTCCTCGGCGGGCGCGAAAATCGCGTCCAGAAACGTGTCCAGTCGCTCCTCGGGGTCGCTCGCCTCGCACGCGAGTCGTCCCTCGAACTGCTCCAACAGGTGGTCGAGGAAGGCGTTCAGCAACTCCTCTTTCGTGTCGAAGTGGTAGTGGAAGGTCGCTTTCGACACGGACGACTCGTCGGCGATGCGTTGCATCGTCAGGTCGGCGTACCCGTGTTCCCGGAGGGCTCGGTACGTCGCCTCCATCATTTGGTCGGCTGTCTCTGCGTCCATTTGCTATCGGAACTTACTGACTAGTCAGTCAAAAGGGTTCTGAATCGAAACACCTCCTCGGTCAGTCCGCGGGCGAAACGACGAGGCCCGCGGCGTCGTGTCTCGATACCCGCACATCTTTACGTTCGCCCGCGGAAGGGGAGGGTATGACAGACCACGAAGTCGAGACGGTGACGTACACCATCGAATCGCCGGAGGGCGACTCCGAGGAGTTGACGCTCCCGACGGGCGTCGTGGACCTCCTGCGCGAGGACGACTCCGAGACCGACACCGAGGTCTTGGGCGACCTGACGATGCTGTCGTTCGCACAGCAGGCCCACGCGCTCGTCCACCACGCGCCCGAGGAGCCCGACGACGACGTTCTCGCCAACGAGGAGAAGACGATGGAACTGTTCGAGGAGCGCTTCGGCCAGACGTTCGGCGAGATGACCGGCCACTCTCACTGAGTCGTCGCTCGGACTCCCCTTTCTTCGAGACAATCGCGTTTAGCGGTTAGCCCGACGCGGACGGTGACTTCTCGTCGTCCGGTCCGGCCACCTCATCGAGGCGGCTCTTGTTTCACCGGGCATTAAGAAACCGGTTGTATGGCAGGGGACAATCACTCCACCGAGGCCGCCGAATACCCTTTCGGACGACACAAATGGGCGAGGAAGGAACTCGGATTCGAGTCCACTGTCGGGACTGCCCGTTCGAGAAAGTCGTAGCGAGCGACGACGACGAGAAACCCGCGGAGGTCCTCATCGACCACGGCCAACGAACCGGCCACACGCTCGCTATCGACCGGATGGACGACTGACTGCGGTTCGCGCGCTCGATTCTCACTCACTCGACGGCGTACCGCAGGAGAACGCCGTCGTCTACGCGCTCTACGTCTTCCAGTTCCAACTCCGGGAACTCCTCGACGAACCCCTCGCCGTCGGCCAGCGTGGGCGCGTCCCGGCCGCCGATGAGTTTCGACCCGACGTACAGCCGGAGTTCGTCGGCGAGGTCGGCCTCGAACAGCGAGAAGAGGAGTTCGCCGCCGCCCTCGACCATCAGTCGCTCGACGCCCTCCCGCTCCAGCGAGGCGAGCGCGCTCGTCAGGTCCACGCGCTCGTCGCCCGCGGTGACGAGTCGCGCGCCCGCGGCCTCTAGCTCCTCGATTCGCTCGGCGGGCGCGGCCTCCGAGACG is a window encoding:
- a CDS encoding TetR/AcrR family transcriptional regulator — its product is MDAETADQMMEATYRALREHGYADLTMQRIADESSVSKATFHYHFDTKEELLNAFLDHLLEQFEGRLACEASDPEERLDTFLDAIFAPAEDASPIPLIELKSQSPYHETYRERFVAMDERLREVVAGAVRDGIESGQFDEADPDEVARFVVTAINGAHVREVALGESPSETRRLVEEYLERRLGRRPEVAA
- a CDS encoding 2,5-diamino-6-(ribosylamino)-4(3H)-pyrimidinone 5'-phosphate reductase, with the translated sequence MRVVVNAATSADGKLSSKRREQIAISGPDDFDRMDALRAESDAVMVGVGTVLADDPHLTVEEPERQVARRERDASAHPARVVADSRARTPTDARILDDEATTYLLVSEAAPAERIEELEAAGARLVTAGDERVDLTSALASLEREGVERLMVEGGGELLFSLFEADLADELRLYVGSKLIGGRDAPTLADGEGFVEEFPELELEDVERVDDGVLLRYAVE
- a CDS encoding MATE family efflux transporter; this encodes MSFFKGQEELDLTEGGILKPLVFLSLPIVVTNLMQTAYNLADTFWLGQYSTEALAAISFAFPMVFLLISLGMGLSVAGSVLVAQHTGADETEQAEYAASQTVSFAFIASVILGAVGYPFVRPFLDFLGASPEVLPGATAYMQVVALGLPFMFGFFVFISLMRGAGDTLTPMFVMFGTVVLNVALDPFLINGWSLGPIAFPEMGIEGAAVATVFSRSVAMVVGVAIMLSGDRGIQINLRDMRPDFQYLRKILQIGIPASIEGTGRALSINALLLIVGLFPTTVVAAYGIGTRVFSVIFLPAIAVARGVETMTGQNIGAGKYDRAAKANYLAAKGLFAVLAAAGVLIFLVPRPIVAVFTDDPAVLASGATFLRYVSLSFGFIGIMRAFTGGFRGAGKTMVAAAIAITTLAGIRLPVSYVASQFRLSIPFVPTEAIFGVEGIWVGFFVSNVLGATIAYLWFSRDTWREGDVRGTPGPGPANADDGEPAVSDD
- a CDS encoding DUF7545 family protein; the encoded protein is MTDHEVETVTYTIESPEGDSEELTLPTGVVDLLREDDSETDTEVLGDLTMLSFAQQAHALVHHAPEEPDDDVLANEEKTMELFEERFGQTFGEMTGHSH